ACCGCGGAGTCCTCGACCACGACTCGCTCTCCAACGACATGGCCATCCTGGCGTCGCATTACTACGACCATGGCTTTATCAATCATAAGATTGCCGATCCGGTGATTTTGCGCAATCGGCAGGGGATCGAAATCGTGATTCGGATCGACGAGGGAGAGCAGTATCGGGTCGGCAAGGTCGAGGTCGGCGGCGATATGGTGGAAGATCCCAAGCTCTTGCTCAAAAAGATGCAGTTGACCCAGGGTCAGATCTTTCGCGGCAGCCGCTTGCGCCAGGACATCTCGAATCTCACCGATACCTATGCCGACAAAGGCTTCGCGTTCGCTCAGGTGGACCCCGTCACGAAGATCAATCCCAAAGAGAAAAACGTCGATATCGCGCTGGTGGTCACCAAGGGGCCGCCGGTTTACTTCAATCACGTCTTGGTTTCGGGAAACAACAAGACGCGCGACAAGGTGGTGCGGCGGGCGGTCGTCCCCGCCGAGCAGGAGCTCTATTCCTCCAACAAGGTCAAGCAAAGCCGCAGCGCGCTGCAGCGAACGGGCTACTTCGAGGATGTCCAGTTGTCGACGAAAAAGACCGACCAGCCCGATGCCGTCGATCTGTTGGTCGACGTGAAAGAAGCGCCGACCGGGACTTTCAGCGTGGGCGCGGGGTATAGCAGCGGCGACGCGTTTGTTTTTAACGCCGGCATTCAGGAAAAAAACCTTTTCGGCCGCGGCCAAGCGGTGAATCTAAACGCCGATCTGGGAACGAGGCGGCAGGATTTTGTCCTGGGCTTCAAAGAACCCTATCTTCTCGATACGCCGCTCAGTCTCGGGGTCGAGGCCTTCAACAGCCAACGCGACTACAGCGATTTCTCGGTGCGGCGGACCGGCTTCGACATCGACACGAGCTATCCGCTCAGGCGCATGAATATCCCATTCCTCGGCCTGTCGCGGCGCCCGGAAGACGATTTGACCTACGATCAGCCGCACTCCTTTCTGGACTTTACCAAGGTCGGGATCGGTTACGAATTGATCCAGAGCAGGTTGGGAGATTTCCAATCCGAAGACAGAGTGCTCACCGGAGTTCCGGTTAGAGATGAAAACGGTAAATTATTCACCGCGCGCGACCCGTTTGCCGATGCCAAGGAGAAGACCTGGACCAGCAGCATCGGCCCGACACTGAGCTACGACAGTCGGGACCATTTCTTCCATCCCACGGAGGGATGGTCTTCCAGGATGGGGTCTAAGTTCGCCGGCTTGGGCGGGGACAATCAGTACATCAAAAACGACGTCAACGGCAAGTATTATTACCCGCTGCTGAAGAGTCCTACCTGGGGCAACTATACTCTGTCCGTGGGCGGAACTTTCGGCTACGGCATCGGCCTCGGCGGCGCCAACGGCGACGGTCTCCCGTTCTTCGATCGCTACTACGCAGGCGGCATCAATTCGGTGCGCGGCTTCACGGATCGCAGTTTAGCGCCTCATGAGAAGCGGGTGGTTTGCAGGAAAATACCCAAGGGGGGCGATCGCAATCCGGACGACGGCTGCGGCACCGGGTCTGATCCCCATATTCAATCCGTCATCGTCGGCGGCGATAAGCTGGTGGTCGGCAACTTCGAGACGACCTTTCCGATCATGGAGCAATACGGGCTTCGCGGCGTGGCTTTCTTCGACATGGGAAACGCCTTCGATGCTTTCCGCTTCAGCGACCTGCGCAGGTCGGTCGGAGTGGGCGGACGCTGGCTGTCTCCGTTCGGTCCTCTCCGGGTGGAGCTCGGATTCCCTCTGAACAAACAAAGAGGCGACGACACTTCCGTCATAGGTTTCGCGCTGGGCGGTCAACAATAGCCCGGCTGTCTGCAATTCTCACGATCCGGAGGCTTACGTGCACAAGGTATTCGGCGTAGTTTTGTTAATCCTGTTAGCCCTGCCCGCATGGGCGCAGCAGATCAAGATCGGCCTCATCGACGTTCAGCGCGTGATCAGCGAGTCGAGCACGGGGAAAAAGGCGCGGGAGAAGTTTCAGGTCCAGGTAAAAAAGATCGAAGCGGATCTCTTGCGGCAAAAGCAGGAAATGGAGAAATTAAAGGCCGATATGGACAAGAAGGGTCCGCTGCTCAAGGACGACGACAGGAAGAACCTGGAAAAAGATCTCCAAAGAAAATATGTTACCTATCAGCAGGACATGCGCGATTCCCAGGAGGAGTTGCAGCAAAAAGAGCGCGCGATGACCGCGGAAATCTTGAAAGAGCTCGAGACGATCGTCAACGAAGTGGGAAAGAGCG
The DNA window shown above is from Candidatus Binatia bacterium and carries:
- the bamA gene encoding outer membrane protein assembly factor BamA, translated to MISTVCNLKLPIAIALAVSLPFFFSPVVHAQSVTLKEVKIQGNIRVEEEGVRLHLQARAGEAFDPTVVEKDVKSIYRMGFFDDVQAELSPEAVLTYSVKEKPYVNEVKIQGNSQISKEKVETAFGIAPRTILDRDKIVEGIGKVKKLYSEQGYVNASVDYTVTSAENNQAVVSVDIEEGNRLLVKRISFQGNRSFSEKDLKGLMGTKEEWFLSFITNRGVLDHDSLSNDMAILASHYYDHGFINHKIADPVILRNRQGIEIVIRIDEGEQYRVGKVEVGGDMVEDPKLLLKKMQLTQGQIFRGSRLRQDISNLTDTYADKGFAFAQVDPVTKINPKEKNVDIALVVTKGPPVYFNHVLVSGNNKTRDKVVRRAVVPAEQELYSSNKVKQSRSALQRTGYFEDVQLSTKKTDQPDAVDLLVDVKEAPTGTFSVGAGYSSGDAFVFNAGIQEKNLFGRGQAVNLNADLGTRRQDFVLGFKEPYLLDTPLSLGVEAFNSQRDYSDFSVRRTGFDIDTSYPLRRMNIPFLGLSRRPEDDLTYDQPHSFLDFTKVGIGYELIQSRLGDFQSEDRVLTGVPVRDENGKLFTARDPFADAKEKTWTSSIGPTLSYDSRDHFFHPTEGWSSRMGSKFAGLGGDNQYIKNDVNGKYYYPLLKSPTWGNYTLSVGGTFGYGIGLGGANGDGLPFFDRYYAGGINSVRGFTDRSLAPHEKRVVCRKIPKGGDRNPDDGCGTGSDPHIQSVIVGGDKLVVGNFETTFPIMEQYGLRGVAFFDMGNAFDAFRFSDLRRSVGVGGRWLSPFGPLRVELGFPLNKQRGDDTSVIGFALGGQQ
- a CDS encoding OmpH family outer membrane protein, producing MHKVFGVVLLILLALPAWAQQIKIGLIDVQRVISESSTGKKAREKFQVQVKKIEADLLRQKQEMEKLKADMDKKGPLLKDDDRKNLEKDLQRKYVTYQQDMRDSQEELQQKERAMTAEILKELETIVNEVGKSEKFTLILERSQLLYSDQAVDITAKVVELYNSRSAAPAKAVKGK